The DNA region ggcagaataTTATgattcccaggctggcctcaaacgctaggtccttctgcctctgctcccaagatctgggattgcaggcatgggGCCACCACAGCTTGTTTAGCACTTAGGTTTCCATAAGGATAATTGTAATATACTTCACacccagtgtgtgtatgtgtgcgcgcgtgtgtgtgtgtgtgtgtgtgtgtgtgtgtgtgtgtgtacagtgccaTCAAAGGCCAGAAGAGCCCACCAGatttcttggaactggaattCTAAGAAGCaggccattgtgggtgctgggaactgaactcatgtcctttgcaaaagcaacaTGCAGTCTTaacactgagacatttctccagccaccTCCCCTGCAAGAACAGTTGTTGGGGTTCTTTTAGggggggtgattttttttttcaagacaaggtttctctttgttgccctggctgtcatagaactccctctgtagaccaggctggcctcaaactcagaaatccacctgcttctgactcctgagtgctgggattaaaggcacacacattAAAGCATGCTTTTTCATTGCTCTGGATTTTGATAATACACCCCTCCACAGGAACACCTTATACTATTGTCTTAAAAAACACCCATTGGTAGTGACAGGACACATTTACTGtcagaaaaagaagccatgggcTTAGACTATACTGCCAGTCACAGAATTGAAAAGGGGCAGTAGCATAAGGCTGGAGAAGACTGTTACAGTTCATCGTATTCAATTCCATATACAGAGGGTTCTGAAACCCCCAGTGCCAGCTCTTTGTCTACTCAGAAGCTTGCACTTAAGGCTTCAGGAAAGTGGGGCACCATgacttacacctttaatcctaggtcTACATAAGAGTTCccggccagccagggctgcatcaTAAAAACCTGCTGAAAAATAAAGGGGTtgtggggagaagggggaaggaaggaaggcatcaAGGAAGTAAGGAGGAGGAGCAAGGCATGATGGTACACCtagaatcccagaactcaggaggtggaCACAGGATGATGAGAAAGTCAAGCCCAACCTCAGATTCTCTCTCagaattgaaacaaacaaacaaacaaacaaatagggcctagagagatgactcatttgttaagagcattttctgctcttacagaagacctggggtcagttcccaacacacatatggtggctcacaattatctgtcaTTCCAATAtcaagggatccaacactctctttttgcctctgtaggcaccaggcatgcataatAATGCACGTACATACATAAACGAGGGCAAAACACTAAATatggaaaatttagaaaattgccaggtgtggtggcatatgcgtttaatcccagcaagcaggagaggaagcagacTGAGCTcttaagagtttgaggccagtctgttttACAGAGTAAGTTAGCCGGAGCTACATAACAGACACCCTGTCGACAGGTAGACAGGCagacataaaaaaattaacaaaatgagaaagcGCCTGAAAGTACCTCTAGCTAACATTGCGTCCTCAAGGGTTCTCCCCAGTGCTCACCAGGGTAGACGTCACAGTTATCCGCAGTCCATGGATGACAGTGAGTTAGAGGGACTAAGCAAGCTGAAAGCAAACCCAGGGAGTTCTGTCCTGGAGCTCTAGTCATCTAGCCCCTCCGCATGGAGCAGGCCAGGAACCCATAGGTTCCTAATGCCAGGAACCTATGACACCAGGTTTTGGCTGCTGTAGAGAGCCTTCGGCACAGTATGAAAATGGCACCCCATGCTTGGCGCCTGTACACCTCAGCAGAGGTGTGATCCACAGGAAGCCGTGCTGAGATTGCCTGACTCCTGAGCCCTTTACTAAGATGTAGTCCAGAGCCCTGGAAGCCATTAGCAGAGGCTATCCCCAGAAGACTTTTTCCTTTGATCTTTCCTATCCTGTGTGAGGTGAGTGGGGAAAATTCACCAATTTTCCAGTTGATGGTTTGGACCTGGCTTGTGGTTCACCCTTTCACAAGGAGAACTATTTTACCTTTGATCCCTTGAAAACCTCAAAGGCCTATATGTGATTGGCCATGTCCTGATAGTTACTATTCCCTGTCCAATTCATTTGTCAACTAAGtgattttaacatatattttttgtttggctgggtttggtggggtttttttttttgttttttgttttgttttgttttgtttcaaaacagggtttctctgtgtagaccaggctggcctcgaactcaaaaatctgcctgcttctgcctcccaagtgctgggattaaaggcatgcaccaccactgcccggctttttttttttttttttcaatacagtattgctctgtgtagtcctggctggttaTGCTGTATCATTAGTTAAACCTTTTAGACTTTTAGATAGGATCTTATAACCTTGGTGGTTATTTAAGTCtttcattgtttaaaaacaaaagacttccTGTACCTGGGGGTGTAACCTGTTAAGAATGGATGGCTCATGCAGGGTGCAGCTCTATCTCTCTGGCTAGCACGCAAGTCCAGCTCCTTCATCTTGACACCACTCACGCATCAGTTGTGTTTAAGCCTAACAGGCACCTTAGTAGAAGCTGCTTGACTTGCTAACAAGGAGACCAGTTGGATCCCATTGTTGGCAGTGCATCCCAGGGAACAGATGTTCCCATTCAAACCCGTGAAAGTGCCAGCTTTAAAACACAGCAGTTGGGAAACTGATGGATGGTGAAGTTTCCTGTGTCAGGCTTTAACTCGGCTATAAAGCAGACTCACACTGACATCCTCGTACAAATGCAAGTTCCACATTTAAATATTATCCTTGACTGGGGTCCTAATTCTTCCTTGATGTGCTCTTTATGTCTTTATCAGACCACAgcccctctctgctcctctaAGAGACACACTCAACACCTTTCCTGAGGAGCTAGCACCTCTTGGTACGCTGAAAgtatttttggtgttttaagaGAAACTGTACTCTATGGCCACGCCACCCTGAACGTGCCCAGTTCTCATGTGATCCTGGAAGCTGAGCAGTTGGGCCTGTTGAGTACTTGGATGGGAATACTGAGTGCAGTGGGCCTTAGGCATGAAGGACCACCCCGGGATTGTATAAAAACCTGTGTTTGAAACTAGGGTGTCATCTTGAGAGCAAAGTAAAAAGACAGTCTCGATTCTTTCTCCACCCAGGTCCTGCACCACTAAGCCATGTCTTCCACCAGCACCTGGGCTTTGCTCCGTCTCCCTGCACCACTGATCAGGATATGCTCTGGGAAGTGGGGGCTCAGGCTTCAAGAGAAGCCAACACTGCTCTTCCCAGGAATGGCTGCCAGTGCGGTCCAGGTGGCAGGCAGGAAGGATTATCCTGCTCTGCTTCCCCTGAAGGAGAGTGAGCTGGAAGAACAGTTCGTGAAAGGACATGGTCCAGGGGGCCAGGCCACCAACAAAACCAGCAACTGTGTAGTGCTCAAGCATGTGCCCTCCGGCATTGTGGTCAAGGTAGAGACGGGCTAGGGAGTGCCAGGTAGATGAGGGGAGTCCAGGTCTACGGCCACAGCAGGTTTCAGCCAACGGACATGCCCATCCTGGCACTGGGACACTGCCAACCCAGGATAATCAGAGCACTGCAGATGTACCTAAGCCCTGAGCTGTTCCTCTGTAGATGAACCTCCTGCCCAGTCTCCAGGGCCTGGTACTGGGGTCTTGTGGAGCTAGGGATTTGCTGCTGTTCCTGAATGTAGCTCTCTGGATCAGCAGAAGTGGAGCTATGGCTAAGGCAGGTCTCCTTGTAGTCTGCTACTCTCACACCCACCCTGGTCTCCAGCATAAGACTAATAAGCCTTGCTGCTAGCAGGAGATCTTAGTCCTCAGCCGGTGGGTCATCTCCTCCACAACCCTCTGCCCTGTGCAGCTAATGTCTCTAACACATGCTCTTCTGTGAAGGCAAAGTGCTCTGCAAAGCTGCCAGTGTGACTCTTCCTTAAAGGCAGTCTCTAGTCAAGGGTGGCACCAGCCCCCAACTAAATGCACAGGTAATGCCAAGTGATTTTTTAGCCCAGATCCACTGCCTCTGAAATATAATCCAGGCCAGGGGAGCTGCTACACAGTCACTGCCACTGCCACCTACACGTCACAGAAGCCCCCAAGTAGCACAAGCAGCCTTTTAGGAAGCAGGAAAGCCAAGGACAGATTTTCCCTGGTACAGCCAAACCCAACAATGGGTACTCCACCACTAGGGGCAACATGTTCCAAGCCATTCTATCCCTGGTTAACTGAGTCCTGTAAGCTTGTGCTCATTGCCTGAGGCAGACAAGAAACTCAATCAGTCCTTTGGAAGCTGCTTCTGGCCAGCTTCTTGAGCCAAGATGTGAGTTAAAATCCTCAGTTGGTTTTTCCCTCCTTGAGAAGCTCATTCATAAGAAAAGTTTGTTGACCCTGCCACCAGCTTCATTTTCCTTTGGCCTTCTCTTCCCCCAAGCTACGGCATTTCCTTTGCCCATAAGCTTTGCTGGGGTCCTTGCCACCATCTGTTTCACATACTGAGTGTGGTAGGAAGCTGTCAGTGAAGGTGCGTCCCAGTGTTGGTGTGTCCCAGTGTCGGCTCCACTTGTGAATGGCATGTGAATTTTGCACAGTTGGTCCCAGACAAACTAGACTCTAGTCTAGTTTCCATGATTACTTGGGAAGGGCTTAAATCAGTTTGAAAGTaattgttggggctggagagatggttcagtggttacaaacattggctgctcttccagaagacctgggtttcattcccatgACTCACGACTGGCTGTAATTCTagacccaggggatctgacttcttctggcctccatgggcacaaaGCATGAACAtgttacacagatatacatggaagctaaacactcatacacataaaatacactaATATTTTAAGCTATTTTTGCTTCTAAATATAAaaccttttattttctaaagacagGGTAttgctatataaaccaggctgccctcaaactcaaagatccactgTCTCTCCTTCCACGCCTGGCCCAAAAAAAACCCATTCATAATTATTCAAGTGGGAGTCCCACAATACAACTAGTGTGTGCTGCTGAGACCATGAGACACATGCAGGAAGGCTGTGGCCTTCACTGTTGCTGACTCAGGGGCTCTTGGCCTCTCCCTAATGTGACAGGAAAGGGTGGATTGAGGGACTAGGAATTCCTGTCATTCCCCTGACGCCCATGACTTTTACATCCCTGCCCTTAAACTCTTGCAGTGCCACCAAACACGATCTGTGGATCAAAACAGAAAGATAGCTCGGAAAGTCCTCCAGGAGAAAGTGGATATTTTCTACAATGGTGAAAACAGCCCTGTTCACAAAGAGAAGCTCGAGGCtgagaggagaaagcaagagaggaagaaaagagcaaaggAGACTCTAGAAAAGAAGAAGTTATTGAAAGAACTGTGGGAAGCAAGTCAGAACATTACCAAGAAAAAGGCCGATGCTGATGGTACCCAGGAATAAGGCTTCCTGGCTCCAGCATTAATTATAACATCTAAAGAGAACATTCTGGAACTGGGCAGAGTGGTGTATACCTGCAGTCTCGGCACTTGGgagagctaaggcaggaggattgctgcaaggtTCAGAACAAGCTCACCTACATAGCCAGTTCTGCAGCAGCCTTCCCTAcctgtgagactgtctcaaaatgcGTAAGTAGGAGCTGGAGAGTCAACTTAGCAGTTAGGAGAGCTTGCTGCTCTAGGAGAAGACTCGGTACTTCTCATGAGACTGCTCACAACctactgcctgtaactgcagctctaggagatccagtgccaccttctggcctccacaggataacatacactctcatacatacatcattttaagaaccttttaaaaatatcattctggTGGACTTAACTTTTTATCTGCATGTTCACATGCATGGCAGAAAAGGGAATCAGATTatagatggtgtgagccaccatgtagttcctagaaactgaactcaggacctctagaagaacagtcagtgctcttaaccactgaaccatctctccagcccttagatttttatttttaactaacttatggagtgtgggcatgtgcacaggAGTGCAGGTACACACTAAGGCCAGAGGAATTGggtcctcctggagctggagttacaggagataGTTAGCTGCTCAGCCCTGGGGCTGGGAATAGACCCTAGTCCTCTAAAACAACAGTATGCACTTtgaatgctgagccatctcttcaggccccaccatcaatttctttttaatgatttaacTTTATGTACATTGTTGTTCTGCCTGCTTATATGTAtgaatgtcagatcccctgaaactgcagttctggagttgtgaactgccatgtgggtgcaaaGCCATTACAGTAGGAGCACAGTATCCAGTTTGTGGGTTGCCATTGTTTCATGGGCAGGTGGCAGAGTTCCTTGATTTTGGCAGTGGTTACAAAAATATCCCCTTTTATGCttctttggttttgagacagaatctcatatgtccaagctggccttgaattcactatggaATCAAGGATCatcttgaattcctaatcttcctgcttccctcccaTATTCTAGGATTATACAGGCTTATGTAACAggtctgggttttttgttttgttttgttttgttttaaaagagagtCTACTATAACCCAGACTGTCTTCCTGTGGATTTGTAGGGAATCCCCCTGCCTGATCATCTCAAATGTTAGGATTGAATGTAGCTCTGACCTAGTAGTACAATGTTATTCTAAAAAGGTAGGAAATAGGGCTGATGTGACTCAGCAGCCAGAGGCACTTCTGCGTTCTGATCCTCAAAATCCACGGATGGGTAACAGGTCAGAACTGACTCAGCAGAGTTGTCCACTGACATCACTGTGACCATATGCCCACACTCATCAAACATAAAAAGTGAGCAAGTAAaaggctaagattaaaaacaacttttaaaattgtttaaatttttaaaaattgttaaagtAAGCCCCTTTTTATGGCAAGCTGAGTCAAATAGCACTGAGCTTTCAACTCCCAGgccactgctgagctgtcttaaGGATCATTTATCCTTAGTTTCTGGTAAAGGGAAAATGACAGTGGATTGTTACAGTCACACAGACAACCTAGAGTCACCGGGGAAGAGTTAAGGAGAATTTATCTAGGCTGCCTTGTAGGTATGCCATGGAAATTGTCTTGTAAACTGAAGCAAGGCCAGCCCACCGTATGCAGCATTCTTCCCTTAGCAGGAATCCTGACTACTATGAGACCACTGAGAAAGAACAAGtgctggcggtggtggcacacacctttaatcccagcacttgggaggcagaggcaggcaaatttctgagttcgaggccagcctggtctacagagtgagttctaggacagccagggctacacagagaaaccctgtctcgaaaaaacaaaagcaaaaacaagaaagaacaagCAACAATGCTTTTAtactctctgcttttgactgtgaATGtgttgagttcctgccttgactccccCCAAAATGATGAATTATGACTTAaaactgtaagctaaataaatgaactttcttccttaagttgctttcttccatggtattttatcatagcaacagaaatgcaaGCGGAACTTGTTGAGTATGTTAAAAGTTCATCATTCCTTGTTTATGAGCAAGCAGACTTGAGATAAGGTCCCAGAACCTGATTTCCATCATCACTCACTGGACCTTAGTCTTTGGTTTTGGagatagcccaggctaaccctgAGATCTTCCAGTCTCGGCCTCCCCAGTTTCAAGGATCActgaccaccaccacccaaaGCTACAGATGGTTTTCCACTTGTTTAAACCACAGTAAATAGCTTTGTCTGTTAGAACTCCACAGgtaacatatgcctttaatcccagctgttgggaggcaaaagcagaccttatctcttgtgagttcaaggacagccagaactacatagtgagaccctatctcgaGATGGGATTAGGGACCTATAGGTAAGAGAAAATACTGTGAGGTAAGGCCTGAGATACTCCAAGCAGGGCTTCCTTTGTTGGAGCACCTAGGTCCTTCCTATATCAGCCTCCCTTGAGCAGACAGTTATGGAAAGGGGCGGAAGAAACCCACAGGATAGCAAGATTGGAACTGTAGCCAAGAGCAGCAGTTTGTCTCCTTTGATACACTGGTTTTTctgccatggagatgcagagaaGACCATGGCCTCCAGCCAGCCTTTGAACTCTGTGACTGGACTCTGCTTCTTGCCTGTAACACTGACTGCATAACTAATACAGAACCCAGTGCAGGGTCAGTTTTCACTCGCAAAAACTATGTGGAGACCAGACAGCCACAATAATTCAAGCACAGCTTGCTTCCTAGAGCAGATCACATTATGAAAacatactcattttttaaaatacgtAGCAATGCGTCACTCTGTAGTCCTGGTGTGGCACCAAGGATGTgatcttcctggctctgccttccaagttctgggagtAAGCCACAATACCCAGCAAAAGGAAATCCTTTGGAGTACTACCTACCTGTGATGGCAGGGAGCAGCAGCAGTTCACCAGACCACACTTAAATCTCCCAGTGCGGATCTGTCATCCTTGAGATATAAGCACATTTCGGAACCAGCTGTGCTAGTGGTATCATCACATAGGTGCCTCTGGACCAGACTTGAAATCCCTTAGCAGACACGTCCCTCACATGTCTCACTTCAGGAGCTCCAGTGGTGACCACAACACTCAGGAACCCAAGACagagattgtgagttcaaagccagagtCACTATAATTAGCAAGACTCTGACCTTccccaaagaaaaacaagcacTTAAGAGCCCTAAGATTCCATATCTTAATGCAAAGTGTTAATGAAAATAAGCTTTATTACACCAAGTAATAAATACAAAGATGCGACAGTTCCCGTCATTTTCTTCCAGACGTTGTGATAGGCTCACAGTAAACATGGAACTGAGATCTACAGTCTCAGGAGGGACATTGGCAGGGAGCTTGGTAGGTTGGGTAGCTTGCTCTTTCTTCTGTATATATAACCTGTGCATTTTAAAGATTGACTTCAAAGCACTCAGTCATGCAAACGCTTAANNNNNNNNNNNNNNNNNNNNNNNNNNNNNNNNNNNNNNNNNNNNNNNNNNNNNNNNNNNNNNNNNNNNNNNNNNNNNNNNNNNNNNNNNNNNNNNNNNNNNNNNNNNNNNNNNNNNNNNNNNNNNNNNNNNNNNNNNNNNNNNNNNNNNNNNNNNNNNNNNNNNNNNNNNNNNNNNNNNNNNNNNNNNNNNNNNNNNNNNNNNNNNNNNNNNNNNNNNNNNNNNNNNNNNNNNNNNNNNNNNNNNNNNNNNNNNNNNNNNNNNNNNNNNNNNNNNNNNNNNNNNNNNNNNNNNNNNNNNNNNNNNNNNNNNNNNNNNNNNNNNNNNNNNNNNNNNNNNAGGACCTAGCATTACGTTCCGTTTCAGCCAGGCACTCCCGAACCAGGCTTCGGGCATGAATGATGCCTGCAAGAGAAGCAGAGACTGGCGTGAGCCCATTcacagagcaggaagaagagcTGCTGGCAAAACCCCAGTCCTGAAGTCCCAGTTCTGGAGGGGAATGGAAAGTCTACATCCAAACACCTAGAAAGGCCAGGCTGTTCAGGAGGCTGTGATGGGGAAAGACCATCTGAACCTAAGAAGTCCAAGTCAGCAACACAGCTATCCCCTCTTTAGAGAGTCGAATACAGTGCCCAGGCACAGAGGCTCACCCCTGCAATCCTAGTACTCAAGACAATCAGGAGttttgagtttgaggatagcctcaAAATTTTTCACAATAGTGTGACATGTGACTGTATGGGCTCAGCAGATGGCTGGGGTGACATTCTTGGAGGGCCAGCAGCTCCCCCAGAATGTATCCTGCGATGGCTATATGgtacatccatatatatatatatatatatatataattcaatcCGCTGGCTTTTAAGGTGGATGGAAATTTGCTTAAGACTTCATAGGTTAGCACAGGAAGGCTAGCATCTTCCTGAGAATTTCTATGCAGTTCCCAGAGCTATCTCGCTTCCTTCTGCCATGGAAGCAGCAGTATTGATGCTACCAGGGAACTCACCTCTCTCTGCCACTTGCCATCTCCAGTTCTGTCCCCATTTGTACCCAGTCTAGTTTCAGTCACTTTCTCCACAGAGGACTCATGCAAAGACTGGCTCTCAGCTCCAGCCTGTCCCTCAGCTGGCCTGGCTATGGCTGGGAATCTGACTTCAGTACAGCCTTCTACCACAGATCAGGGACCCATGATCTAGGCCATCTCCAGTCTCTGTTCATTCCGTGATGTTTTTTAAATCAAGCAAGTCCCTCCTGGACATGAATGAACCTAGAGCCCTTCAGGGCTCCTGTGACAATTTCTGAAATAGAACTACTTCCCCTCAACAGCTTTGTCATGAGGCGACATACTGCTCAGCACCCTTCACACCTCACACCCTGGATCCCTTGCTTTCTGTGACATCATCCTCCCTTTTAAATCACTCAAGAATCTCAAGGCGGAGGGAACAGTTTGAATTAATGAACACAAGAGTTTAATTTTGTAAGATAAAAGGTTCTAGATACAAATAGTGTGATGGTTATATAATAAGAATGAACTTCaattctttcgagacagggtttcctctgcatatagccctggctgtcctggaactcactctgtatgtagaccaggctagcctcaaactcagaaatccacctgcctctgcctcccaagtgctgggattaaaagtgtgtgccatcactgcccagcgcACTtcaattcatatatattttgCCACAATTGCaatggtagcgcacgcctttaatcccagcacttgggaagcagagataggtggatttctgagttcgaggccagcctggtctacagagtgagttccaggacagcctgggcaatacagagaaaccctgtctagaaaaaaaaaaacaaaaaaacccccaaaactcaAAATGCTCCCCTACTCAGATCAGAGGACAGGCTGCACCAAAGACATGACAGCAGTGGGCAGTACAGACACCAAGGAAGGCCAAGACCATCCAGTAGTCTCTGCAGCCATAGCTGCTCAGGGGCCTCTGCTGTGGTGAGGGACAGGAGTGAGGATGGCTCATTACCACGCCCTTCTCAGAAACCCCGTGAGCCCCATCCCCCACCATAACCACCCACTGAATCTAGGGTTGCCCTAGCAACTACAACAGCACACATTTCTGAAGTATCAACCCATGGATCAAGTGATCTTTCCCTGACCAACTAACTAGTGTTTCCCCTAGGAAACCTCTTAACCTTTATTGCCTGGGCTcaagcatcctcctgcctcagcttcccaaataccTAAGACTTCAGGTATTTTACCAGTTTACCTCGTTTTAGCCTCTCCATGGCACTCTTGCTCCCTGCATACGTGGGTCTGAtctctttccccaactcttcaaTGATGGCCAGCAGCTCTGCATATTTACTCTGAGGCACCTGGCTATTTCCAGTTCCCTAGGATCAGAAGACAAGGGTTAGTATAGACTGACCTACCACAGTAGCCACCCATGGGTAAGAGGGAAAGTGACCTAGATTTAGGCTCCCAAGGCTGTCCCAGCTGAAGCGTGTCCCTCCCATAGACAACTCCAGAGTAGGGTAAAAGGTCCTCATGCCAGAGTCCATCCAGAAAAAACACTTTACCATCCACACAGGAAAAAAGATCTGACTATCAAAGTGACAAGTCACAGGAAGCACCTAGCTCCACGAGACGAAGAGGGGGTGCTTCCTGGGAGCCAAGTGTCCACAGCGAATGTAGACGGAAGTCAACTCTGGAGGAACTCAACAATCCCTAAGGATCCAGGATGGGCCTAGAACTTTTATCAAACTCAACACATCCTCCCCACAACCTTCATCTCTAGGCAAGCACCCAGATCATCGAGGGTCCTGGCTccagcctctcctcctcctgccgGAGCTGGACCATGGTGGCCAGCTCCCTGTCCAGGGCTTTGGCCTGCTCCTCTCGCCTCTGCTGCCTCCACTCCCAAGCCTCGCCACCAGGCCTACAGGCCAGGCCTTGGAGCTCAGCCTCCTGGCATATCCGCCTCCTGGCCTCTCTCTTTTCCCAGCGCCGGCGCCTCATGGCCAGGGCATTGCGCTGCCGCTCCAAGCTGCGCCTCAGCCCATCCTCCCGCCGCCTCCTCTTCTTCAGCCTATCCCGCTCCCGGGCCCgtgcctccttctcctcctgggaTAGGATAGGCTGACGAGGCATGGCTGGTAGTTGTGCATAGCCTCTTTACAAAGAAAGACCTCCATGGCAACCCCAGAACACTGGCTGGGGTTTGGCTCACAGAATCTTCCTGTTGG from Mastomys coucha isolate ucsf_1 unplaced genomic scaffold, UCSF_Mcou_1 pScaffold22, whole genome shotgun sequence includes:
- the CUNH12orf65 gene encoding probable peptide chain release factor C12orf65 homolog, mitochondrial; protein product: MSSTSTWALLRLPAPLIRICSGKWGLRLQEKPTLLFPGMAASAVQVAGRKDYPALLPLKESELEEQFVKGHGPGGQATNKTSNCVVLKHVPSGIVVKCHQTRSVDQNRKIARKVLQEKVDIFYNGENSPVHKEKLEAERRKQERKKRAKETLEKKKLLKELWEASQNITKKKADADGTQE
- the Cdk2ap1 gene encoding cyclin-dependent kinase 2-associated protein 1 isoform X1, whose amino-acid sequence is MPRQPILSQEEKEARARERDRLKKRRRREDGLRRSLERQRNALAMRRRRWEKREARRRICQEAELQGLACRPGGEAWEWRQQRREEQAKALDRELATMVQLRQEEERLEPGPSMIWGTGNSQVPQSKYAELLAIIEELGKEIRPTYAGSKSAMERLKRGIIHARSLVRECLAETERNARS
- the Cdk2ap1 gene encoding cyclin-dependent kinase 2-associated protein 1 isoform X2, with the protein product MATSSQYRQLLSDYGPPSLGYTQGTGNSQVPQSKYAELLAIIEELGKEIRPTYAGSKSAMERLKRGIIHARSLVRECLAETERNARS
- the Cdk2ap1 gene encoding cyclin-dependent kinase 2-associated protein 1 isoform X3 — protein: MSYKPNLTAHMPAAALNAGSVHSPSTSMATSSQYRQLLSDYGPPSLGYTQGTGNSQVPQSKYAELLAIIEELGKEIRPTYAGSKSAMERLKRGIIHARSLVRECLAETERNARS